The following are encoded in a window of Flavobacterium sp. WC2421 genomic DNA:
- a CDS encoding DUF2846 domain-containing protein, whose product MCKKLIIVLLMSLSFNIAMRAQESKTTETGKIYFLRSTGFQGSAVAFKTFIDGEFVCKLNNKKYSIHEVPVGKHECSVQFGGKKSKEKAEKFEVQVEAGKITYVQLVFETGLFINNIYCEEVTENTATQKMKIMEEDTKCL is encoded by the coding sequence TTTTAATGTCATTAAGTTTTAATATTGCGATGCGAGCTCAAGAAAGTAAGACCACGGAAACGGGTAAAATTTATTTTCTACGCTCTACTGGTTTTCAAGGGTCAGCAGTTGCTTTTAAAACTTTTATTGATGGAGAATTTGTTTGTAAACTAAATAATAAAAAATATTCTATACACGAAGTTCCTGTTGGTAAACATGAATGCTCCGTACAATTTGGAGGAAAAAAATCTAAAGAGAAAGCGGAGAAGTTTGAAGTCCAAGTTGAAGCAGGCAAAATTACCTATGTACAATTGGTATTTGAAACGGGATTATTTATTAATAACATTTATTGTGAAGAAGTAACCGAAAATACGGCAACGCAAAAAATGAAAATAATGGAAGAAGATACTAAGTGTCTTTAA
- the hisB gene encoding bifunctional histidinol-phosphatase/imidazoleglycerol-phosphate dehydratase HisB: MKKVLFIDRDGTIVLEPEGYQLDSLDKLEFYPKSFQYLAKIAKELDYELVMVTNQDGLGTDSFPEDTFWPTQNFILRAFENEGVLFDDIFVDRSFPEDNAPTRKPRTGMLTKYIDNPAYDLANSFVLGDRLTDVELAKNLGAKAIFMNTSEGAGSGEIASKREELDDIITLQSTDWKVIYEFLKLEARSATISRKTNETDIYINLNLDGTGKSKIETGIAFFDHMLDQIARHGQMDLEILVKGDLEVDEHHTIEDTAIALGEVFAKALGNKLGIERYGFCLPMDDCLAQVAIDFGGRNWLVWETEFKREMVGKMPTEMFLHFFKSFSDGAKANINIKAEGQNEHHKIEAIFKAFAKAIKVAVKRDTEKMILPSTKGML, translated from the coding sequence ATGAAAAAAGTACTTTTTATCGATCGTGATGGAACGATTGTTTTAGAACCAGAAGGATACCAATTAGATAGTTTAGATAAATTAGAATTTTATCCAAAATCATTTCAATATTTGGCTAAAATTGCGAAAGAATTGGATTATGAGTTAGTGATGGTAACTAACCAAGATGGGTTAGGGACGGACAGTTTTCCGGAAGATACTTTTTGGCCTACACAAAATTTCATTTTGAGAGCTTTTGAAAACGAAGGTGTTTTATTTGACGATATTTTTGTAGATCGGTCTTTTCCAGAAGACAATGCACCAACACGCAAGCCAAGGACAGGAATGCTAACAAAGTATATTGATAATCCAGCCTATGATTTAGCAAATTCCTTCGTATTAGGAGATCGATTGACTGATGTAGAACTGGCTAAAAATCTAGGTGCAAAAGCGATTTTTATGAACACCAGCGAAGGGGCAGGAAGTGGTGAGATTGCTTCGAAACGTGAGGAGTTGGATGACATTATTACATTACAATCCACTGATTGGAAAGTAATTTATGAGTTTTTGAAACTCGAAGCGCGCTCCGCTACAATATCAAGAAAAACAAATGAAACGGATATTTACATTAATTTGAATCTGGATGGTACGGGGAAAAGCAAAATCGAAACTGGAATTGCCTTTTTTGATCATATGTTAGACCAAATTGCGCGTCACGGCCAAATGGACTTGGAAATTCTTGTAAAAGGAGATTTGGAAGTAGATGAGCACCATACCATTGAAGACACGGCAATTGCACTAGGCGAGGTTTTTGCGAAAGCATTAGGAAACAAGTTGGGTATTGAGCGTTACGGTTTTTGTTTACCAATGGACGACTGCTTAGCGCAAGTTGCTATTGACTTTGGAGGAAGAAACTGGTTGGTTTGGGAAACGGAATTTAAACGTGAAATGGTTGGGAAAATGCCAACAGAGATGTTCTTGCATTTCTTTAAATCTTTTTCAGATGGAGCTAAAGCAAATATCAACATCAAAGCCGAAGGACAAAACGAGCACCATAAAATTGAGGCTATTTTTAAGGCTTTCGCCAAAGCGATAAA